The window CGCAGATGATGGTGGGGGCACTTGAAGGCCGGTTCCTCGAGATGCTGGTGTTCGTCTCGGGGGCGCGGCGGGTGCTGGAGATCGGGACGTTCACCGGGTACTCATCGCTGTCGATGGCCGCCGCGCTGTCGCCCGACGGGCGCATCGTGACCTGCGACCTCGACCCCGTCGCCGTGGCCGTCGCTCGGCGCCACATTGCGGCCAGTCCCTATGCCGACCGTATCGAGGTCCGGGAGGGCCCGGCGCTCGACACCATCGCCACCCTCGACGGCCCCTTCGACCTCGTCTTCGTCGACGCCGACAAGACCAGCTACCTCGACTACTACGAAGCCGTGCTGCCCAAGCTGGCCGACCGGGGGATCGTGGTGGTCGACAACACGCTGTGGAGCGGCCAGGTGCTCGACGCCGACGACACCAGCGACGACACCGTGGCCATCCGGGCCTTTAACGACCACGTCCGCAACGACCCCCGGGTGGTGTGCGTGCAGCTCACCATCCGCGACGGCGTCACCCTCGTCCGCCGCGCCTGACGCGAAAGAGGCCGGGCCCGAAGGCCCGGCCTCTTTCAGTGCAGTAACCGGCGGCGTCAGCCGGGATGGGCTGCGATGCCGACGATCGGGGCGTTGAGCGGCTTGCCCGCCATCGACCCCAGCGGC of the Acidimicrobiales bacterium genome contains:
- a CDS encoding class I SAM-dependent methyltransferase, which encodes MIPIVKAGIEEYAEAHTTPPPPYLQALAAETNADVPSPQMMVGALEGRFLEMLVFVSGARRVLEIGTFTGYSSLSMAAALSPDGRIVTCDLDPVAVAVARRHIAASPYADRIEVREGPALDTIATLDGPFDLVFVDADKTSYLDYYEAVLPKLADRGIVVVDNTLWSGQVLDADDTSDDTVAIRAFNDHVRNDPRVVCVQLTIRDGVTLVRRA